In the genome of Rhodoplanes sp. Z2-YC6860, one region contains:
- a CDS encoding alpha/beta hydrolase, whose translation MSLRAELLRLALRAGFKQEYGAEVDIARLRGRLEKFAYLAPSPPRGTVATKLTIGGVPAIRVATRHSRADRHVLYLHGGAYVYGRPAHYRDFIWRIANAADATVHVLDYRLGPEHRFPAAVEDAAAAYRALLAGGVEPRRLAVMGDSAGGGLTFATLLKLRDERDPMPAAAVALSPWTDLTLTSDSSVRFDEADPMLSVGPARLFARWYLGDADPKHPYASPLFGDPTGLPPSLIQVGSDELLLDDAVQLGERMRKAGVDAEVEVWPRMPHVWQLFARVLPEGQRAVRRIGEFLREKLDIN comes from the coding sequence ATGAGCCTGCGCGCCGAATTGCTGCGGCTCGCGCTGCGCGCCGGCTTCAAACAGGAATACGGCGCCGAGGTGGACATCGCGCGCCTTCGCGGTCGCCTGGAAAAATTCGCGTATCTCGCCCCGTCCCCACCGAGGGGCACGGTGGCGACCAAACTCACCATCGGCGGCGTGCCGGCCATCCGCGTCGCCACGCGACATTCGCGTGCGGACCGTCACGTGCTGTACTTGCACGGCGGCGCCTATGTGTATGGCCGGCCCGCGCACTACCGCGATTTCATCTGGCGCATCGCTAATGCGGCCGACGCCACCGTGCACGTGCTCGACTACCGGCTCGGGCCGGAGCATCGGTTTCCCGCCGCGGTGGAGGACGCCGCCGCGGCCTATCGCGCGCTGCTTGCCGGGGGCGTCGAGCCCAGGCGGCTCGCCGTGATGGGCGACTCGGCCGGCGGCGGGCTCACCTTCGCAACGCTGCTGAAACTCCGCGACGAACGCGATCCGATGCCGGCGGCAGCCGTGGCCCTGTCGCCTTGGACCGATCTCACGCTGACGAGCGACTCAAGCGTCCGTTTCGATGAGGCTGATCCGATGCTCAGTGTCGGCCCTGCCAGGCTGTTTGCCCGCTGGTATCTCGGTGATGCCGATCCGAAGCACCCTTATGCGTCGCCGCTGTTCGGCGATCCGACGGGCCTGCCGCCCTCGCTCATCCAGGTCGGCAGTGACGAGCTCTTGCTCGACGACGCGGTGCAGTTGGGCGAACGGATGCGCAAGGCCGGGGTCGACGCGGAGGTCGAAGTCTGGCCGCGCATGCCGCATGTCTGGCAGCTGTTCGCGCGCGTGCTGCCGGAGGGACAGCGGGCGGTCCGCCGGATTGGCGAATTTCTGCGTGAAAAGCTCGATATAAATTGA
- a CDS encoding cobalamin-independent methionine synthase II family protein, translated as MKRSSSKTILTTHVGSLPRPDGTDRAGNEDDAALRAMVAGVVAQQRETGIDVINEGEYAKGGDWLSYVDSRFGGFEARPPEGGTPVILQGKDREEFADFYRYATQRGTLFYEPAGQIKQARPHWVAVAPVTYRGAAALKREIELFRGAVGPDTEAFITSTAPASLEPYRRNEYYKTQEEFIFAIAEAMRTEYQTIIEAGFILQVDDAWLPALWDRVGMQMGLDQFRKYCEVRIEALNHALRGLPEDRIRYHLCWGSWHGPHAFDIELDKLVDLMLRVRAQGYLIEAANARHEHEYAVWDHVKLPDGKILIPGLISHATDGIEHPELVAQRIRRFAKRVGVENVIAGADCGFGGRTHPQIAWAKLKALVQGAELASKSGL; from the coding sequence ATGAAACGAAGCAGCAGCAAGACGATTCTCACCACCCATGTCGGCAGCCTGCCGCGGCCCGACGGCACCGACCGTGCCGGCAACGAGGATGACGCGGCGTTGCGCGCGATGGTGGCCGGCGTGGTGGCGCAGCAGCGCGAGACCGGCATCGACGTCATCAACGAGGGCGAATACGCCAAGGGTGGCGACTGGCTGTCTTACGTCGACAGCCGGTTCGGCGGCTTCGAGGCGCGGCCACCCGAGGGTGGCACGCCGGTCATCCTGCAGGGCAAGGACCGTGAGGAATTCGCCGATTTCTATCGTTACGCCACGCAGCGCGGCACCTTGTTCTACGAGCCGGCCGGCCAGATCAAGCAGGCGCGGCCGCACTGGGTTGCAGTTGCGCCGGTGACCTATCGCGGCGCGGCGGCGCTGAAGCGCGAGATCGAGCTGTTTCGCGGAGCGGTTGGCCCGGACACCGAGGCCTTCATCACCAGCACCGCGCCGGCAAGCCTCGAGCCCTATCGCCGCAACGAATATTACAAGACCCAGGAAGAGTTCATCTTCGCGATCGCCGAGGCGATGCGCACCGAATACCAGACCATCATCGAAGCTGGTTTCATCCTGCAGGTCGACGACGCCTGGCTGCCGGCGCTGTGGGACCGCGTCGGCATGCAGATGGGCCTCGATCAATTCCGCAAATATTGCGAGGTGCGGATCGAGGCTTTGAACCACGCGCTGCGCGGTCTGCCCGAGGATCGCATCCGCTATCACCTCTGCTGGGGCAGCTGGCACGGCCCGCATGCCTTCGACATCGAGCTCGATAAATTGGTCGACCTCATGCTGCGGGTGCGGGCGCAGGGCTACCTGATCGAGGCCGCCAATGCGCGGCACGAGCACGAGTATGCGGTGTGGGACCACGTGAAACTGCCGGACGGCAAGATTCTCATCCCCGGTCTGATCTCGCATGCCACCGATGGCATCGAGCATCCGGAGCTCGTCGCGCAACGCATCCGCCGCTTCGCCAAGCGTGTCGGCGTCGAGAACGTGATCGCCGGCGCCGATTGTGGTTTCGGCGGCCGCACCCATCCGCAGATCGCCTGGGCGAAGCTCAAGGCGCTGGTGCAAGGCGCGGAGCTTGCGTCGAAGTCGGGGCTTTAG
- a CDS encoding bifunctional serine/threonine-protein kinase/universal stress protein, with protein MVKPSLTEGTIIDGFCLKECVHVGGMASLWRVTRAGTDMPTLMKVPRIGEGEDPAAVVSFEMEQMIMPLLAGAHVPKFVAAGDFAVQPYIVMEYIPGATLIKRLPQLPLPYHEVADIGAKIAAALNDLHRQHVIHLDVKPSNLLFRPSGEAVLIDFGLAHHDRLPDLMQEEFRVPFGTAPYMAPEQLLGVRTDLRSDLFALGVLLYFFSTGVRPFGESETMRGMRRRLWRDPAPPRQLRPDYPVWLQEIVLHCLEIEPAWRQPTAAQLAFELSHPAEVKLTQRSERLRRDPWSTVLRRRFNSDIRTSMTAAATATSLAKAPIVAVAVDVTDGTAAINEALRTTTARLLATMPLARLACLSVIRQNRIALDTTLDEQGHNKQIDRLVELKAWAAPLKLDSGRVTSHVLEGTDPAAAILEFANANCVAHILIGARQDSLMRHLLGSVSAKVAAEAGCSVTVVRTARMEDSDPS; from the coding sequence ATGGTCAAGCCCTCCCTGACCGAAGGCACGATCATCGACGGCTTCTGCCTCAAGGAGTGCGTCCATGTCGGCGGCATGGCGTCGCTATGGCGGGTGACGCGCGCCGGCACCGACATGCCGACGCTGATGAAGGTGCCACGCATCGGCGAAGGCGAGGATCCCGCCGCGGTCGTGAGCTTCGAGATGGAGCAGATGATCATGCCGCTGCTCGCAGGCGCCCACGTGCCGAAGTTCGTGGCGGCCGGCGACTTCGCGGTGCAGCCCTATATCGTGATGGAGTACATTCCGGGAGCGACACTGATCAAGCGTCTGCCCCAACTGCCGCTGCCGTATCACGAGGTCGCCGACATCGGCGCGAAGATCGCCGCCGCGCTCAACGACCTGCACCGGCAGCACGTGATTCATCTCGACGTCAAGCCGAGCAACCTCCTGTTCCGGCCGAGCGGCGAGGCGGTGCTGATCGACTTCGGTCTGGCGCACCACGACCGCCTGCCCGATCTGATGCAGGAGGAGTTTCGCGTTCCGTTCGGCACGGCGCCCTACATGGCGCCCGAGCAACTGCTCGGCGTCCGCACCGATTTGCGGAGCGATCTGTTTGCACTGGGCGTGCTGCTTTACTTCTTCTCCACCGGCGTCCGACCGTTCGGCGAGAGCGAGACCATGCGTGGCATGCGCAGGCGCCTCTGGCGCGACCCAGCGCCGCCGCGCCAGCTCAGACCCGACTATCCGGTCTGGCTGCAGGAGATCGTGCTGCACTGTCTCGAGATCGAGCCGGCCTGGCGGCAGCCGACCGCGGCCCAGCTTGCGTTCGAATTGAGTCACCCCGCGGAGGTCAAGCTGACGCAGCGATCGGAGCGCCTCAGACGCGATCCGTGGTCCACGGTGCTGCGGCGGCGCTTCAACAGCGATATCCGAACCTCCATGACCGCGGCGGCGACCGCTACCAGCCTGGCCAAGGCGCCGATCGTGGCGGTGGCGGTGGACGTCACGGACGGCACCGCGGCGATCAACGAGGCGCTCCGCACCACCACGGCGCGGCTGCTCGCGACCATGCCCTTGGCGCGGCTCGCCTGCCTCTCGGTGATCCGGCAAAATCGCATCGCGCTCGACACCACGCTGGACGAACAGGGCCACAACAAGCAGATCGATCGGCTTGTGGAGCTTAAAGCCTGGGCCGCGCCTCTGAAGCTCGACAGCGGACGCGTGACTTCCCATGTGCTCGAAGGAACCGACCCGGCCGCGGCTATCCTCGAATTCGCGAACGCCAACTGCGTCGCTCACATCCTGATAGGGGCGCGGCAGGATTCGCTGATGCGCCATCTGCTCGGCAGCGTGTCGGCGAAGGTCGCAGCGGAAGCCGGGTGCAGCGTCACGGTGGTCCGCACGGCGCGGATGGAAGACTCTGATCCTTCGTGA
- a CDS encoding TetR/AcrR family transcriptional regulator, which translates to MPSVQRSPRPPQSVPFSGLREQNKIDKLRRIREAARELFIEKGYDDATTREIALRAGVGIGTVFTYAENKRDLLFLIANDDLDEVSRKAELALREDASCLDNLLSFFRHHYRFFAKQPELSRLLLREMTFYDAGRQASRFQETRERNIRAVGRIVEIAVERGALRVTDEPDLAGWVAFCVFQVELRRWLLGKTLNLADGMARLERALRLCMAGWGAKPETLTRR; encoded by the coding sequence ATGCCGTCCGTGCAGCGAAGTCCGCGTCCGCCTCAATCCGTCCCTTTCTCGGGCCTTCGCGAGCAGAACAAGATCGACAAGCTCCGGCGGATCCGGGAGGCCGCCCGCGAGCTGTTCATCGAGAAGGGCTACGACGACGCCACCACGCGCGAGATCGCGCTGCGCGCCGGCGTCGGCATTGGCACGGTGTTTACTTACGCGGAGAACAAGCGAGATCTGTTGTTCCTGATCGCCAACGACGACCTCGACGAGGTGTCGCGCAAGGCCGAGCTGGCACTGCGCGAGGATGCATCCTGCCTCGACAATCTGCTCAGCTTCTTCCGTCACCACTACCGGTTCTTCGCCAAGCAGCCCGAGCTGTCGCGGCTCCTGCTGCGCGAGATGACGTTCTATGACGCCGGGCGTCAGGCCAGCCGCTTCCAGGAAACGCGCGAGCGCAACATCCGCGCTGTCGGCCGGATCGTGGAGATTGCGGTCGAGCGCGGTGCGCTCCGCGTCACCGATGAACCGGACCTCGCCGGCTGGGTGGCGTTCTGCGTGTTCCAGGTCGAGCTGCGCCGCTGGCTCCTGGGCAAGACGCTCAATCTTGCCGATGGCATGGCGCGGCTGGAGCGCGCGCTGCGGCTGTGCATGGCGGGCTGGGGTGCGAAGCCCGAGACTTTGACCAGACGCTGA
- a CDS encoding CocE/NonD family hydrolase — translation MPQAAFTPPLLQSAENPGPAYDREPTFPAMARDGDVMVPMRDGVKICIDVYRPEAPGKFPALLAFAIYNKDFQGPDMAAALPPQPAWSPLWTGPLEAGDTKFFVSRGYVHVIGSPRGIGKSEGGGSREWDCYDLIEWIAQQPWCDGNVGMVGISGFGAEQLQVAKLQPPHLKAIFPFDSRGAYGEFGGFRDEYPGGVIHLFRYLVGHFSAMHQNRGAPGALPPERETLWREAMNNPDYKMYPHIANLLAQKGQHMPPYFQLLIDPFDKETAVEKSEAEFDRINVPTYTGSGWYGYTYKTHLNGCQHWYRNIKSPKKLLLAGPAHVERPYHTFHSEVLRWHDQWLKGIDTGITKEPPVKYWVMGENVWRTAADWPVPETQWTKLYLSSWERLTPDLPAPSSAAETLPSDAFVQMPPTQTSTIQRLRYMTDPLPHDVLVAGPIALTLYASIDQDDTNWIVVLKDVGPDVSVMSVREGERQVPSDLREREVTRGWLKASNRAIDEKRSKPWWPWHPLTREAAKPVTPGTIEEYRIEVMATANLFRKGHRICLDVTSLDLPTGVAGATNAEYVPYHICSSKTVLHKVYHDRSRPSHLLLPIVPQ, via the coding sequence ATGCCGCAAGCCGCCTTCACGCCTCCGTTGTTGCAATCCGCAGAAAATCCCGGACCGGCCTATGACCGCGAACCCACCTTTCCGGCGATGGCCCGCGACGGCGACGTGATGGTGCCGATGCGCGACGGCGTGAAGATCTGCATCGACGTCTACCGGCCCGAGGCGCCCGGCAAGTTTCCCGCGCTGCTCGCCTTTGCGATCTACAACAAGGACTTTCAGGGGCCCGACATGGCGGCGGCGCTGCCGCCGCAACCGGCCTGGTCGCCGCTCTGGACCGGGCCGCTGGAGGCCGGCGACACCAAGTTCTTCGTGTCGCGCGGCTACGTGCATGTGATCGGCTCACCCCGCGGCATCGGCAAATCCGAAGGCGGCGGCTCGCGCGAGTGGGATTGCTATGACCTGATCGAATGGATCGCCCAGCAGCCCTGGTGCGATGGCAATGTCGGCATGGTCGGCATCTCAGGCTTCGGCGCCGAGCAGTTGCAGGTCGCAAAGCTTCAGCCGCCGCATCTGAAGGCGATCTTTCCGTTCGATTCGCGCGGCGCCTATGGCGAGTTCGGCGGCTTCCGCGACGAATATCCGGGCGGCGTGATCCATCTGTTCCGCTATCTGGTCGGGCACTTCTCGGCCATGCATCAGAACCGCGGCGCGCCCGGCGCGCTGCCGCCAGAACGCGAGACGCTGTGGCGGGAGGCGATGAACAATCCCGACTACAAGATGTATCCGCACATCGCCAATCTGCTGGCCCAGAAGGGCCAGCACATGCCGCCCTACTTCCAGCTGCTGATCGATCCGTTCGACAAGGAAACCGCCGTCGAGAAAAGCGAAGCCGAGTTCGACCGCATCAACGTGCCGACCTACACGGGTTCGGGCTGGTACGGCTACACGTACAAGACCCACCTGAACGGCTGCCAGCATTGGTATCGCAACATCAAGTCGCCGAAGAAGCTGTTGCTCGCAGGCCCCGCGCATGTGGAGCGGCCGTATCACACGTTCCACAGCGAGGTGCTGCGCTGGCACGACCAGTGGCTGAAAGGCATCGACACCGGCATCACCAAAGAGCCGCCGGTCAAATACTGGGTGATGGGCGAAAACGTTTGGCGCACCGCGGCCGACTGGCCTGTGCCCGAGACGCAATGGACCAAGCTCTATCTGTCGAGCTGGGAGCGGCTCACGCCCGACCTGCCGGCGCCGTCGAGCGCCGCGGAGACGCTGCCATCCGATGCCTTCGTGCAGATGCCGCCGACGCAAACCAGCACGATCCAGCGGCTGCGCTACATGACCGATCCGTTGCCGCATGATGTGCTGGTCGCGGGGCCGATCGCGCTGACGCTTTATGCATCGATCGATCAGGACGACACCAACTGGATCGTGGTGCTGAAGGACGTCGGCCCCGACGTCTCGGTGATGAGCGTCAGAGAAGGCGAACGCCAGGTGCCGAGCGATCTCCGCGAGCGCGAGGTCACCCGCGGCTGGCTCAAGGCGTCAAACCGAGCGATCGACGAGAAGCGCTCCAAGCCGTGGTGGCCGTGGCATCCACTGACCCGCGAAGCGGCAAAGCCGGTGACGCCGGGCACGATCGAGGAGTATCGGATCGAAGTGATGGCGACCGCGAACCTGTTCCGCAAAGGCCACCGCATCTGCCTCGACGTCACCAGCTTGGACCTGCCAACCGGCGTCGCCGGCGCGACCAATGCGGAGTACGTGCCGTATCACATCTGTTCGAGCAAAACGGTGCTGCACAAGGTCTACCACGACCGCAGCCGGCCTTCGCACCTGCTGCTGCCGATCGTGCCGCAGTGA
- the map gene encoding type I methionyl aminopeptidase, with product MNYVEAATAPLRKTGQIKLHGKEAFEGMRKAGRLTADCLDMLTQYVQPGVPTDKIDRLVAEFARDHKALPATLMYRGYRKSTCTSINHVVCHGIPNDKPLKEGDIVNIDVTLILNGWHGDSSRMYPVGEIPRRAERLIEVTYDAMMRGINVIKPGATTGDIGAAIQTFVEAQHMSVVRDFCGHGLGRLFHDEPNIVHVGRPSEGIVLRPGMFFTVEPMINLGRPHVKVLSDGWTAVTRDRSLSAQFEHTVGVTQAGVEIFTTSAKGMDKPPYQL from the coding sequence ATGAATTACGTCGAAGCCGCCACCGCCCCGCTCCGCAAAACCGGCCAGATCAAGCTCCACGGCAAGGAAGCCTTCGAGGGCATGCGCAAGGCCGGCCGGCTTACGGCCGACTGCCTCGACATGCTGACCCAATACGTCCAGCCCGGCGTGCCGACCGACAAGATCGACCGGCTGGTCGCGGAGTTCGCCCGGGACCACAAGGCCCTGCCCGCGACGCTGATGTATCGCGGCTACCGGAAGTCGACCTGCACGTCGATCAATCACGTGGTTTGCCACGGCATCCCGAACGACAAGCCGCTCAAGGAGGGCGACATCGTCAACATCGACGTGACGCTGATCCTCAACGGCTGGCACGGCGATTCGAGCCGGATGTATCCGGTCGGTGAAATTCCACGCCGCGCCGAGCGGCTGATCGAGGTCACCTACGATGCGATGATGCGCGGCATCAACGTCATCAAGCCGGGCGCCACCACCGGCGACATCGGCGCCGCGATCCAGACCTTCGTCGAAGCGCAGCACATGAGCGTGGTGCGCGACTTCTGTGGCCACGGCCTCGGCCGGCTGTTTCACGACGAGCCGAACATCGTCCACGTCGGCCGCCCGAGCGAGGGCATCGTGTTGCGGCCCGGCATGTTCTTTACGGTCGAGCCGATGATCAATCTCGGCCGCCCGCATGTGAAAGTGCTCTCCGACGGCTGGACCGCGGTGACGCGCGACCGCTCGCTGTCGGCGCAGTTCGAGCACACGGTGGGCGTGACCCAGGCTGGCGTGGAGATCTTCACGACTTCAGCCAAGGGCATGGACAAGCCGCCGTACCAGCTCTGA
- a CDS encoding Bug family tripartite tricarboxylate transporter substrate binding protein gives MFRKFLLAASLLLIASVADGSEYPTHPVTIVVPFAAGGPNDVLARFVVDAMTHSLGQPVLIENVTGAGGTTGSARVAKADPDGHTLLVGNLGNLAAGFALYKTNKYDPREFVSVGMIAETPNFLVVNNRFPARTLQDFIAYARANPQQVKVGNAGFGSNSHLTCLYLENLAGVKLTHIAYRGTAPAMQDLLSGEIDGICDAAPNVVPHMAAGTIRGLVVAQPTRLAAVPDVPSSDEAGLPNFKVAGWTAIVAPPKTPQPVIARANAALNAALMDPDVRKKIEQVGAVPPPPEHATAEWMDGFLRQEVEKWGRVVHEAGASIE, from the coding sequence ATGTTCAGGAAATTTTTATTGGCTGCATCGTTGCTGCTGATCGCGTCGGTGGCCGATGGCTCGGAGTACCCGACCCATCCTGTGACGATCGTCGTGCCATTCGCGGCCGGCGGCCCCAACGACGTGCTGGCGCGCTTTGTCGTCGACGCCATGACGCATTCGCTCGGTCAGCCGGTCTTGATCGAGAATGTCACGGGCGCCGGCGGTACGACGGGCTCGGCCCGCGTCGCGAAGGCCGATCCGGACGGCCACACGCTGCTCGTCGGCAACCTTGGCAACCTTGCCGCGGGCTTCGCGCTCTACAAGACGAACAAATATGACCCGCGGGAGTTCGTGTCGGTCGGCATGATCGCCGAGACGCCGAATTTTCTCGTCGTGAACAATCGCTTTCCCGCGAGGACACTTCAGGACTTCATCGCTTACGCCAGAGCCAACCCCCAGCAGGTCAAGGTCGGCAATGCGGGCTTCGGCTCCAATTCGCATCTGACTTGCCTCTATCTGGAGAATCTTGCTGGCGTGAAGCTCACTCACATCGCCTATCGCGGCACGGCGCCGGCCATGCAGGATCTCCTGAGCGGCGAGATCGACGGCATCTGCGACGCCGCGCCCAATGTCGTCCCCCATATGGCCGCCGGCACCATCCGCGGACTCGTCGTGGCCCAACCGACGCGCCTGGCTGCTGTGCCCGATGTTCCGAGCTCCGATGAAGCGGGGCTGCCGAATTTCAAGGTCGCGGGTTGGACCGCGATCGTTGCTCCGCCCAAAACGCCGCAACCGGTCATCGCGCGCGCCAACGCGGCGCTCAACGCGGCATTGATGGACCCGGATGTGCGGAAAAAGATCGAGCAGGTCGGCGCGGTGCCTCCGCCGCCCGAGCACGCCACCGCGGAATGGATGGATGGCTTTCTCCGGCAGGAGGTCGAGAAATGGGGCCGTGTCGTTCACGAGGCCGGTGCAAGCATCGAGTGA
- a CDS encoding Bug family tripartite tricarboxylate transporter substrate binding protein gives MTRQFARRFVLAGLALSVLVASAKVQAQAQDYPSKPITLLVGLAAGGITDITARLYAEAASKIGGQRITVENRTGAGGGVAAAAVQNATPDGYTLLVFSGSQHATIPASGNAPYEPVKGFAPVTFLFNSVVVLTVPENSPAKTMKELHELGRKKPGGLTFGTPGLGSPSHLLGAKILLADKVPFETVHYRGGSPMMADLITGRVDFSWPTLSTSRSYLAEKKLRALALDADARWAPLPDTPTLTELGFGNEKVASWFALAAPANTPPEVVAKVRELFIKASQDPELKRRLDENGTPILTSTSEEMGAAMEKEWATMQELAKVLNLKPQ, from the coding sequence GTGACACGCCAATTCGCGCGCCGTTTCGTTTTGGCAGGCCTCGCGTTGTCGGTGCTGGTCGCATCGGCCAAGGTGCAGGCTCAAGCACAGGACTATCCGAGCAAGCCGATCACGCTGCTGGTCGGGCTGGCAGCCGGCGGCATCACCGACATCACGGCGCGGCTCTATGCCGAGGCCGCGTCCAAAATCGGCGGGCAGCGCATCACGGTCGAGAACCGCACTGGCGCCGGCGGCGGTGTCGCGGCGGCCGCAGTGCAGAACGCAACGCCCGACGGCTATACGCTCCTGGTGTTCTCCGGCTCGCAGCACGCCACCATCCCGGCGTCCGGCAATGCGCCCTACGAGCCGGTGAAGGGCTTTGCGCCGGTGACCTTCCTGTTCAACAGCGTCGTGGTGCTCACGGTCCCCGAGAACAGCCCGGCCAAGACCATGAAGGAACTGCACGAACTCGGCCGCAAGAAACCGGGCGGGCTCACCTTTGGCACGCCCGGTCTCGGCTCGCCGTCGCATCTGCTCGGCGCCAAGATTCTGCTCGCCGACAAGGTGCCGTTCGAGACCGTGCATTATCGCGGCGGTTCGCCGATGATGGCCGATCTCATTACAGGCCGAGTCGACTTCAGCTGGCCGACGCTGTCGACCTCACGCTCCTATCTCGCCGAGAAGAAGCTCCGCGCGCTCGCGCTCGACGCCGATGCGCGTTGGGCGCCACTGCCTGACACGCCCACGCTGACCGAGCTCGGCTTCGGCAACGAGAAGGTCGCGAGCTGGTTCGCGCTGGCCGCCCCGGCGAACACGCCGCCCGAAGTCGTCGCCAAGGTCCGCGAGCTGTTCATCAAGGCGTCGCAGGATCCGGAGCTGAAGCGGCGGCTGGATGAGAACGGCACGCCGATCCTGACCAGCACATCCGAGGAGATGGGTGCGGCGATGGAGAAGGAGTGGGCGACAATGCAGGAGCTGGCGAAGGTGCTCAATCTCAAGCCGCAATAA
- the radC gene encoding RadC family protein, which produces MPVRTSSNKTSSSSNGTGDEPSAAKPHYHGHRERLRNRFREAGAAALSDYELLELILFRTIPQKDTKPIAKDLIAKFGSFAEVLAAPPRRLEEVKGVKEATSTDLKIIHAAAGLMTHGAVKKRPVLSSWNAVLDYCRTTMAFEDKELFGIIFLDKRNQVIRDEIQQKGTVDHTPVYPREVVKRALELSATAIILVHNHPSGDPTPSRADITMTQQIVEIAEPLGVLVHDHIIVGKNGHASLKELKLI; this is translated from the coding sequence ATGCCGGTCAGGACCTCCAGCAACAAGACCTCCAGCAGTTCTAACGGGACCGGGGACGAGCCGTCCGCGGCAAAGCCGCACTATCACGGCCATCGCGAGCGGCTGCGCAACCGCTTCCGGGAGGCCGGCGCCGCGGCGCTGAGCGACTATGAGCTTCTCGAACTCATTCTGTTCCGCACCATCCCGCAGAAGGACACCAAGCCGATCGCCAAGGACCTGATCGCCAAGTTCGGCTCGTTCGCCGAAGTTCTGGCCGCGCCGCCGCGGCGATTGGAAGAGGTCAAGGGCGTCAAGGAAGCGACCAGCACCGATCTCAAGATTATCCACGCAGCGGCGGGCCTCATGACGCACGGCGCGGTCAAGAAGCGGCCGGTGCTGTCGTCGTGGAACGCGGTTCTGGACTACTGCCGCACCACCATGGCGTTCGAGGACAAGGAGTTGTTCGGCATCATCTTCCTCGACAAGCGCAACCAAGTGATCCGCGACGAAATCCAGCAGAAGGGCACGGTTGATCACACACCAGTCTATCCGCGCGAGGTGGTCAAGCGCGCGCTGGAACTCAGCGCCACGGCCATCATCCTGGTGCACAATCATCCGAGCGGAGACCCCACGCCGAGCCGTGCGGACATCACGATGACGCAGCAGATCGTCGAGATCGCCGAGCCGCTCGGCGTCCTGGTGCATGACCACATCATCGTCGGCAAGAACGGGCATGCGAGCCTGAAAGAGCTCAAGCTGATATGA
- a CDS encoding RidA family protein: MDSATNIAGSRSPNGAKTLTPEGAIKPTGPWALGSRAGDFVFVAGMRGIDPATNALVPGDAARIRQAFLNMKLIAESEGAGLRDCVRIVVYVIDMLRLRPIVNKVQEELWGGPPYPPRTIVEVSRLNQDDVMEVEGTFHAPVRT, from the coding sequence ATGGACAGCGCAACGAATATCGCGGGATCGCGCTCACCCAATGGGGCGAAAACACTGACGCCCGAGGGCGCCATCAAGCCGACCGGACCTTGGGCGCTAGGCAGCCGCGCGGGCGATTTCGTTTTCGTCGCCGGCATGCGCGGCATCGATCCTGCAACCAACGCGCTGGTGCCGGGCGACGCGGCGCGCATCCGGCAGGCGTTCCTGAACATGAAGCTGATCGCCGAATCCGAAGGCGCGGGCCTGCGCGATTGCGTGCGCATCGTCGTCTACGTGATCGACATGCTTCGGCTTCGGCCGATCGTGAACAAGGTGCAGGAAGAGTTATGGGGCGGACCGCCTTATCCGCCGCGCACCATCGTCGAGGTCAGCCGTCTCAACCAGGACGACGTCATGGAGGTGGAAGGCACCTTCCACGCGCCGGTGAGGACGTAG
- a CDS encoding metallophosphoesterase family protein: MLIAFFADIHANRQAFAACLDQARGRGAERFVLLGDYVGYGADPEWTVEIAMELVRLGAPAVRGNHDSAVSNLHETMNVEAQMAMEWTRGQLGVAQRLFLQQLPLTCNDGDRLYVHSEANKPAAWKYVMDSADAAHSIMATTAHLTFCGHTHRPALYTMSATGKTTSFVPTTDCPVHILPGRRWLAVLGAVGQPRDGNPAAAYTMFDTDRQELTYCRAPYDVERAAERIRSQGLPPWLADRLLVGK, translated from the coding sequence GTGCTGATCGCATTCTTCGCAGACATTCACGCCAACAGACAGGCCTTTGCGGCCTGCCTCGACCAAGCGCGCGGACGCGGCGCCGAGCGTTTCGTACTGCTAGGCGATTATGTCGGCTACGGCGCCGACCCCGAATGGACGGTCGAGATCGCAATGGAGCTCGTCAGGCTTGGCGCGCCCGCCGTGCGCGGCAATCACGATAGTGCGGTCAGCAATCTCCATGAAACGATGAATGTCGAAGCGCAGATGGCTATGGAATGGACCCGTGGGCAGCTCGGCGTGGCGCAGCGCCTGTTCCTCCAGCAACTGCCGCTGACGTGCAACGACGGCGATCGCCTCTATGTGCATTCCGAAGCGAACAAGCCTGCGGCCTGGAAATACGTGATGGACAGCGCCGACGCCGCGCACAGCATCATGGCGACGACAGCACATCTGACGTTTTGCGGCCATACCCACCGGCCGGCGCTCTACACCATGTCGGCCACGGGCAAGACCACGTCGTTTGTGCCGACGACCGACTGTCCGGTCCATATCCTGCCGGGCCGTCGCTGGCTTGCCGTGCTGGGCGCGGTGGGCCAACCGCGCGACGGCAATCCCGCTGCCGCCTATACGATGTTCGACACCGACCGGCAGGAGTTGACCTATTGCCGCGCGCCCTACGACGTCGAGCGCGCCGCGGAACGAATCCGGAGCCAGGGCCTGCCGCCGTGGCTTGCCGACCGCCTGCTCGTTGGGAAGTGA